The Hymenobacter oligotrophus genome has a window encoding:
- a CDS encoding T9SS type A sorting domain-containing protein encodes MSTQTVSSNDYLRLLNSAATVTTPTFNFANYTSKSLNFRVRTFNGVDAAKNTITVTVSADNGATWAAGSYTRTPGSSTLTAVSTIDLSGINATQVKIRFQSLGADGAVGVGIDDIAITGTINSANVNIGAPVLSEAAVCAGANLNVAFAANGTFGSGNVFTAQLSDAAGSFANPTSIGSAAASPIAAVVPGNAVAGTVYLVRVVASNPGVSSPNSAALQVAKPIVSVAPAGVQSIALGSSGLVLTATETPGVTKRQWAMATSAAGPFTAIAGEVGATYTPSFSAAGSYYVVVQSEFGGPCNTTVRSNAVQVNVTLPKTLLRWDGGGDRVSFTDPNNWSPDLVPADGYDLLLDHTFVTSAYQVMLPTGAPVPLSLSSMVVNPNGGAAITVTLPSGNTTDDYLRFTRATDALVLHSGATFVNNSGSGAGTPVDVSTAGSNFVVYNGAAYVHRTNRSVSALLDNLSATDGTENGLFAFETIGTSSSTVSLNGRTFGRLAFRAVAGNISYSSSGTNALTIRGNLEIEPGATLVINLNADVTLRGNLINNGNFRFSPSSSTARPRLIFAGTTPQTISGTALGGTTSSSYLGANVVLQLNNNLGLSLATPVTLNAGAASAANNGGLELLSGKLSSSASAPLTMAPNALVINTAANSYVSGPMIREVALVASTGAEQPASNPVLDFPVGTAERTRTVSLTLSPGSTGTASYLVEALEQAAPALGLPATLERVSAVRHYRVQRLGGSATIAQASIALPIATDDFVSNLAGLRVAAAGKEQSTFSDLQGTVNNGAIVAPVPTGLNTQAYVFALASAVGANNPLPVELTAFTAARQQQHVLLRWQTAQELNSAWFEVQRSTDGSRFVGVGRVAAAGQSAGLREYRLLDADAPAGRLYYRMQQFDTDGKSTFSPVVTVAAQRPLTVGVYPNPASEVLHIDAPGAAVRWQVRNHLGQVRLQGSAAGPTAIKISNLPAGVYFLHVLSEGQHTEHKFIKR; translated from the coding sequence GTGAGCACGCAAACAGTAAGCAGCAACGACTATTTGCGCCTGCTGAACAGCGCCGCTACGGTAACCACGCCAACGTTCAACTTCGCGAACTACACCTCAAAATCGCTCAATTTTCGGGTGCGAACTTTCAACGGGGTGGACGCTGCGAAGAACACAATTACTGTTACCGTATCTGCCGACAACGGGGCCACTTGGGCTGCTGGGTCGTACACCCGAACGCCCGGCTCCAGTACGCTTACCGCGGTAAGTACGATTGATCTGTCTGGCATCAACGCCACGCAGGTAAAAATTCGTTTTCAAAGCCTAGGTGCCGACGGGGCCGTGGGCGTAGGCATCGACGACATTGCTATTACTGGGACTATCAACAGTGCCAACGTGAACATTGGTGCGCCGGTGTTGTCGGAAGCGGCCGTGTGTGCAGGTGCCAACCTAAACGTAGCGTTTGCGGCGAACGGCACCTTTGGGAGCGGGAATGTATTCACGGCGCAGTTGTCCGACGCGGCCGGGAGCTTTGCCAACCCAACCAGCATTGGAAGTGCCGCTGCCTCACCGATTGCGGCCGTAGTTCCGGGTAACGCTGTTGCGGGAACGGTGTATTTGGTGCGGGTGGTAGCCAGCAACCCGGGCGTTAGTAGCCCCAACTCTGCCGCGCTGCAAGTGGCAAAACCAATTGTAAGTGTTGCGCCTGCTGGCGTGCAGAGCATTGCCCTAGGTAGCAGCGGCTTGGTACTGACGGCCACCGAAACACCAGGCGTAACAAAGCGGCAATGGGCCATGGCCACCAGTGCCGCGGGCCCATTTACAGCCATTGCTGGCGAGGTAGGCGCTACGTATACGCCCAGTTTTTCGGCCGCCGGCTCGTACTATGTGGTAGTGCAGTCGGAATTTGGTGGGCCGTGCAACACCACCGTGCGCAGCAACGCGGTACAGGTAAACGTGACGCTACCGAAAACGCTGCTGCGCTGGGATGGTGGCGGCGACCGGGTATCGTTTACGGACCCCAACAACTGGAGCCCCGATCTAGTACCCGCGGACGGTTACGACCTATTGCTCGATCATACGTTCGTCACGTCGGCTTACCAAGTAATGCTGCCGACCGGCGCACCGGTGCCGTTGAGCCTGTCTTCGATGGTGGTAAACCCCAACGGAGGCGCGGCCATTACGGTAACGCTACCCAGCGGCAACACCACCGACGACTACTTGCGGTTTACGCGCGCCACCGATGCCTTGGTGCTGCACAGCGGGGCCACCTTTGTAAACAACTCTGGCTCTGGCGCGGGCACTCCGGTTGATGTAAGCACCGCCGGCAGCAACTTTGTGGTGTACAACGGCGCGGCATATGTGCACCGTACCAACCGTTCGGTGTCAGCGTTGCTCGACAACCTGTCGGCTACCGATGGGACCGAAAATGGCTTGTTTGCTTTTGAAACCATTGGCACCAGCAGCTCAACCGTTTCACTGAACGGCCGCACTTTTGGACGTTTGGCTTTTCGGGCGGTTGCGGGTAATATCAGCTACTCTTCTTCGGGGACAAATGCGCTGACCATCCGCGGCAACCTGGAGATAGAGCCAGGCGCTACGTTGGTTATCAACCTCAACGCCGACGTTACGTTGCGCGGAAACCTGATCAACAACGGCAACTTCCGCTTTTCGCCGAGTAGCTCCACAGCCCGGCCACGCCTGATTTTTGCGGGTACTACGCCCCAAACCATCAGCGGCACTGCCCTAGGTGGTACCACCAGTTCATCGTACCTAGGAGCCAACGTGGTGCTGCAACTCAACAACAACCTAGGATTGAGCCTTGCCACGCCCGTTACCCTAAACGCCGGTGCTGCCTCGGCAGCCAACAACGGCGGCTTAGAGTTGTTGAGCGGCAAACTGAGCAGCAGCGCCAGCGCACCGCTGACGATGGCACCCAATGCATTGGTAATAAATACCGCCGCCAATAGCTACGTGAGCGGACCTATGATCCGGGAAGTAGCGCTGGTAGCCTCAACGGGCGCCGAGCAGCCAGCCAGCAACCCGGTACTTGATTTTCCGGTGGGTACTGCCGAACGCACGCGCACCGTTTCGCTTACACTTTCGCCGGGCTCAACAGGTACGGCGTCGTATTTGGTAGAGGCCTTGGAGCAGGCCGCGCCCGCGCTGGGGCTGCCTGCCACGCTCGAGCGCGTATCGGCGGTGCGCCACTACCGGGTGCAGCGCCTAGGTGGTAGCGCAACTATCGCCCAAGCCAGCATTGCGCTGCCCATTGCCACCGACGATTTTGTGAGCAACCTAGCGGGCCTGCGCGTGGCTGCTGCCGGAAAGGAGCAAAGCACGTTTAGCGACCTGCAGGGCACCGTAAACAACGGGGCTATTGTGGCACCGGTACCGACGGGGCTGAACACGCAAGCATACGTTTTTGCGCTGGCAAGTGCAGTGGGCGCCAACAATCCGTTGCCCGTGGAGCTTACCGCCTTCACGGCCGCGCGGCAACAGCAGCATGTGCTGCTGCGCTGGCAAACCGCGCAGGAGCTGAACAGCGCTTGGTTTGAGGTGCAGCGTAGCACCGACGGGAGCCGTTTTGTGGGTGTGGGGCGGGTAGCCGCTGCTGGCCAGAGCGCCGGGCTGCGCGAGTACCGCTTGCTCGATGCCGACGCGCCGGCCGGCAGACTTTACTACCGCATGCAGCAATTCGATACCGACGGCAAATCAACGTTTTCGCCGGTGGTAACGGTGGCTGCGCAGCGGCCGCTTACTGTTGGCGTGTACCCAAACCCAGCCAGCGAGGTACTGCATATCGATGCACCGGGGGCTGCTGTGCGGTGGCAAGTGCGCAACCACCTAGGCCAAGTGCGGTTACAGGGCTCAGCTGCCGGCCCTACGGCTATAAAAATCAGCAATTTGCCTGCGGGTGTTTACTTCCTGCACGTGCTCAGCGAGGGTCAGCACACCGAACATAAATTTATCAAACGGTAA
- a CDS encoding CsgG/HfaB family protein, with protein MNTSLLRLAHRLALATALVAGGCAPYFHQPLSTQPARLGAEVNANAELRSLPMPREKAVVAVYKFRDQTGQYKPTASGSSFSTAVTQGTTTILMRALEESRWFDAIERENLSNLLNERKIIRSTRAEYSEQTGQRQPPLPPLLFAGIILEGGIISYDANMLTGGAGLRYFGAGASGQYRQDRVTVYLRAISTANGRVLKTVYTSKTILSQQVDAGLFRFVNFKRLLETETGFTYNEPSEMAVKEAIEKSVRAMVFEGIKDGLWAPRNPEDANGPSMRAYLQEKDENLTVDVLGRDLHPRRSTLGIGLSAGLQRYSGDFANPLIRPQGALTVRYQFGAGRWSAFASAGRGQLSAEKYLNRTLNYTEGGISYRLFPLDAFTPVVFAGGGVTVPQRLAGGASAVPVPHTLFGLGAEYLLTKRIGLHASLENRYFLNDKLDNMPHGSYNDYTWGGRVGFTYYLGSSAKRQATQ; from the coding sequence ATGAATACTTCGCTGCTGCGCCTCGCGCACCGGCTGGCACTGGCGACTGCGCTGGTGGCCGGCGGGTGCGCGCCCTATTTCCACCAACCCCTCTCTACGCAACCTGCGCGCCTAGGTGCCGAGGTAAACGCCAACGCCGAACTGCGCAGCCTGCCGATGCCCCGCGAAAAGGCCGTGGTGGCCGTGTATAAGTTTCGCGACCAAACCGGCCAGTACAAGCCCACGGCCAGTGGTTCGAGCTTTTCGACGGCCGTAACGCAGGGCACCACCACCATTCTGATGCGGGCCCTGGAGGAGTCGCGTTGGTTTGACGCCATTGAGCGCGAAAACCTCAGCAACTTGCTCAACGAGCGTAAGATTATTCGCTCGACGCGCGCGGAATACTCCGAGCAAACCGGCCAGCGCCAGCCCCCGCTGCCGCCGCTGTTGTTCGCGGGCATTATTCTCGAAGGAGGCATTATTTCCTACGACGCCAACATGCTGACGGGCGGCGCCGGTTTGCGTTATTTCGGGGCGGGTGCCTCGGGCCAGTACCGCCAAGACCGCGTAACGGTGTACCTGCGCGCCATCAGCACCGCCAACGGCCGCGTGCTCAAAACGGTGTACACAAGCAAAACCATTTTGTCGCAGCAAGTTGATGCGGGCCTGTTCCGCTTTGTCAACTTCAAGCGCCTGCTCGAAACCGAAACCGGTTTTACCTACAACGAGCCTAGCGAAATGGCCGTGAAGGAGGCCATTGAAAAGTCGGTGCGCGCCATGGTGTTCGAAGGAATTAAGGACGGGCTTTGGGCTCCGCGCAACCCCGAGGATGCCAACGGCCCCAGCATGCGCGCGTACTTGCAAGAGAAGGACGAAAACCTGACGGTAGATGTGCTCGGGCGCGACCTGCACCCCCGCCGCAGCACCCTGGGCATTGGCTTATCGGCGGGGCTACAGCGCTACAGCGGCGATTTTGCCAATCCGCTTATTCGGCCGCAAGGCGCCCTTACCGTACGCTACCAATTTGGGGCGGGCCGCTGGAGCGCTTTCGCCTCGGCTGGGCGCGGACAGCTTTCGGCCGAAAAATACCTGAACCGTACCCTCAACTATACCGAAGGCGGCATCAGCTACCGCTTGTTTCCGCTCGATGCCTTTACGCCAGTGGTGTTTGCCGGCGGCGGTGTAACGGTGCCTCAGCGTTTAGCAGGCGGTGCATCGGCAGTGCCCGTGCCGCACACGCTGTTTGGCCTCGGCGCCGAGTATTTGCTGACTAAGCGCATCGGGCTGCACGCCAGCCTAGAAAACCGGTATTTTCTCAACGACAAGCTCGACAACATGCCCCACGGCTCCTACAACGACTACACCTGGGGCGGGCGTGTAGGCTTTACTTACTACCTCGGCAGTTCCGCCAAACGACAAGCAACTCAGTAG
- the iscU gene encoding Fe-S cluster assembly scaffold IscU, whose protein sequence is MAYSDKVIDHYSNPRNVGTLDKSKKNVGTGLVGAPECGDVMRLQIEVDETTNIITDAKFKTFGCGSAIASSSLATEWLKGKSVDEALAIDNMEIVEELALPPVKIHCSVLAEDAIKAAINDFRVKNGLPELEAAKSHH, encoded by the coding sequence ATGGCTTACTCCGATAAAGTAATCGACCACTACAGCAACCCGCGCAACGTAGGTACGCTGGATAAAAGCAAAAAGAACGTAGGCACCGGGCTGGTGGGTGCCCCCGAATGCGGCGACGTAATGCGCCTGCAGATCGAGGTTGACGAAACCACCAACATCATCACCGATGCCAAGTTCAAGACCTTTGGCTGCGGCTCGGCCATTGCTTCTTCGTCGCTCGCTACCGAGTGGCTGAAAGGCAAATCCGTTGACGAGGCCTTGGCCATCGACAATATGGAGATTGTGGAAGAGCTGGCCCTGCCGCCGGTTAAAATCCACTGCTCGGTACTGGCCGAAGACGCCATCAAGGCGGCCATCAACGACTTCCGCGTGAAGAACGGCTTGCCCGAGTTGGAAGCCGCCAAGTCGCATCACTAA
- a CDS encoding HesB/IscA family protein: MITVSDKAKEKVERLRSDAGLTDAFRLRASVAGGGCSGLSYKLDFDDEVKPMDQEFEDKGVRVVVDMKSFLYLAGTELDFSDGLNGKGFFFNNPNASRTCGCGESFSV; the protein is encoded by the coding sequence ATGATTACCGTTTCAGACAAAGCCAAGGAGAAAGTGGAGCGCCTGCGCAGCGACGCCGGCCTGACCGATGCTTTCCGCTTGCGCGCTTCGGTGGCGGGCGGAGGCTGTTCGGGCCTTTCGTACAAGCTTGATTTCGACGACGAAGTAAAGCCCATGGACCAAGAGTTCGAGGATAAGGGCGTGCGTGTGGTGGTCGATATGAAAAGCTTCTTGTACTTGGCCGGCACCGAGCTCGACTTTTCGGACGGGCTTAACGGCAAAGGCTTTTTCTTCAATAACCCTAACGCTTCGCGTACTTGCGGCTGCGGTGAGAGTTTCTCGGTGTAG
- a CDS encoding T9SS type A sorting domain-containing protein: MTNRTLFANTVDQDGEVVASSPAIRLTGTGVASSPTINVSPTALGFGTQTINTTSAPQTITITGLSLTDRITVTAPTGFLVGNNGTYAATTTLPAAGGSVDVVFNPTAVQNYVDVVTFSSTGAANKTVSVSGTGEFPAPVLNVSPTSLNFGTIDQGSNSPVQSIQVSGDFLSTDGTGSVSVSAPSGFLIRTGTNNFGPGPIALPLVNGSLAQTTVDVIFAPNTSGSFSGNISFVAPRITRNVAVQGQANAVTTPTITVNPDNLEFNTVSNSGSGQTLSFTVRAINLDEPLVLTGSANNIVFRDATAGGGFVSGTLSINPDADKSLVRVIEVRLVGPFNGAPSFSGTITASSKDAASRTVTVTASPVLAGNSVINVSGDLAQFSTVPGVPSATQTYTVEGSNLLQAVTVQAPPFFQISKTADFTSLNGATGNSLQFAPDRGNDLLTKTIYIRYLPPNARDDAESILHSSDPAQGVAKPVTGTSQPTIFLANAFSEVRQVVINTTSTPQRITLRAERVRRNITFSTTVEPNTFNPSNTQQFEFSLTGAEGSYQNSLTVSPDATTFSVNQEIFVRYKPTYLGSALGQLRYQSDDFVTSNQQFFQNNGLLSGRSIDTQPTKEATVQDNTLRVTRSGSTATVEFLLPPNYVAEGYGEGRLIVASENAALPPTNQPVDGTSYQTGNQRYGEGPQLAPGYFSVYAGPNSQAIIENLDPTKDYYFYIFEFNNVFRLGNTDFAVQTAENYKTPTVPDPIIGIRLPGQPQPPLPVELVSFDAKLHNAKVYLNWATAQEKNNRGFEVERSQNGTEFASIGFKAGHGNSARRHEYSLVDEQPLAGVSYYRLKQIDNDGTVNYSPVLTVKNGRVADVAVYPNPVEDALNVRLSHGGTDADVVISDLLGRTVMSGKLSANGTFNTSNLKPGNYIVTISNGVEKVTRKVTKR; the protein is encoded by the coding sequence GTGACTAATCGCACCTTGTTTGCTAACACGGTGGATCAGGACGGTGAGGTCGTGGCTTCGTCGCCTGCCATCCGATTGACTGGCACTGGCGTTGCTAGCTCACCTACCATCAATGTTTCTCCTACTGCTCTAGGTTTTGGTACGCAAACGATTAACACTACCTCGGCTCCGCAAACCATTACCATTACAGGGTTGTCGCTTACGGACCGTATTACCGTTACAGCTCCGACCGGTTTCCTAGTTGGTAACAACGGTACCTACGCGGCTACTACCACGCTTCCTGCTGCTGGCGGTTCTGTTGACGTAGTATTCAATCCTACGGCTGTACAGAACTACGTTGATGTGGTGACATTCAGCAGCACCGGCGCTGCTAACAAAACCGTATCTGTTTCAGGTACGGGGGAGTTTCCGGCACCAGTGCTCAATGTGTCGCCTACGAGCCTGAACTTCGGAACCATTGACCAAGGTTCGAATAGCCCGGTACAAAGCATTCAGGTGAGCGGTGATTTCCTATCGACCGATGGCACGGGCTCAGTGTCCGTAAGTGCACCCTCGGGCTTCCTGATTCGCACCGGTACCAACAACTTCGGTCCTGGCCCCATTGCTCTGCCACTCGTGAACGGCAGCTTGGCACAAACCACAGTTGACGTAATCTTCGCACCAAATACTTCTGGTTCGTTCAGCGGCAACATTTCATTTGTGGCGCCGCGCATCACGCGCAACGTAGCGGTGCAAGGCCAAGCCAACGCCGTAACTACGCCTACCATCACTGTTAACCCCGATAACCTGGAGTTCAATACAGTTTCGAACTCTGGTTCGGGTCAGACGCTATCGTTCACGGTACGCGCCATCAACCTCGATGAGCCGCTGGTGCTTACCGGTTCGGCAAACAATATCGTGTTCCGCGACGCCACTGCTGGCGGCGGCTTCGTAAGCGGTACACTTAGCATCAATCCCGACGCTGACAAATCGTTGGTGCGCGTAATTGAAGTGCGCTTGGTGGGTCCGTTTAACGGTGCTCCCAGCTTTAGCGGTACCATCACGGCATCAAGCAAAGACGCTGCCTCGCGTACGGTTACGGTTACTGCTTCGCCGGTATTGGCTGGCAACTCGGTAATCAACGTATCCGGCGACTTGGCCCAATTCTCTACGGTGCCTGGTGTGCCATCGGCTACCCAAACCTACACGGTAGAAGGATCGAATTTGCTGCAAGCCGTAACGGTGCAGGCGCCGCCTTTCTTCCAAATTAGCAAGACGGCCGATTTTACGTCCCTGAACGGTGCTACTGGCAACTCGCTTCAGTTTGCGCCAGATCGTGGCAACGACCTGCTTACTAAAACGATTTACATCCGATACCTGCCGCCGAACGCCCGCGACGATGCCGAAAGCATTTTGCACTCGAGCGACCCCGCTCAGGGCGTGGCCAAGCCTGTAACCGGCACCAGCCAACCGACTATCTTCTTGGCTAACGCTTTCAGCGAGGTTCGTCAGGTGGTAATCAACACCACTTCGACACCCCAACGAATCACTTTGCGTGCCGAGCGTGTGCGTAGAAACATCACGTTCTCTACTACTGTTGAACCTAACACGTTTAACCCAAGCAACACGCAGCAATTCGAGTTCTCGCTTACAGGTGCCGAAGGCTCCTATCAAAATTCGTTGACCGTAAGCCCGGACGCTACCACCTTTAGCGTAAACCAGGAGATTTTCGTGCGCTACAAGCCTACTTACTTGGGCAGCGCTCTAGGTCAGTTGCGTTACCAAAGCGACGACTTCGTTACCTCGAATCAGCAGTTCTTCCAAAACAACGGATTGCTCTCGGGTCGCTCGATTGATACGCAGCCAACCAAAGAAGCTACGGTGCAAGACAACACCCTGCGCGTTACTCGTTCGGGTAGCACGGCCACGGTTGAGTTCTTGCTCCCGCCCAATTACGTAGCCGAAGGTTACGGCGAGGGTCGCCTGATTGTAGCCAGCGAAAATGCCGCTCTGCCGCCCACTAACCAGCCGGTTGATGGCACTTCGTACCAGACGGGTAACCAGCGCTACGGCGAAGGTCCGCAATTGGCCCCGGGATACTTCTCGGTGTACGCTGGTCCGAATTCGCAAGCTATTATCGAGAACCTGGACCCGACGAAAGATTACTACTTCTACATCTTCGAGTTCAACAACGTATTCCGTTTGGGCAACACCGACTTTGCGGTGCAAACGGCGGAAAACTACAAGACCCCGACGGTGCCCGATCCGATCATCGGTATTCGCCTGCCTGGTCAGCCGCAGCCACCGCTGCCCGTTGAGTTGGTATCGTTCGATGCGAAGCTGCACAATGCTAAGGTGTACTTAAACTGGGCTACTGCGCAAGAGAAGAACAACCGCGGCTTTGAAGTAGAACGCAGCCAAAACGGCACCGAATTCGCTAGCATCGGTTTTAAAGCTGGCCATGGTAATTCGGCCCGTCGCCACGAGTACAGCCTAGTTGATGAGCAGCCCTTGGCCGGTGTTTCGTACTACCGCCTAAAGCAAATCGACAACGACGGCACGGTGAACTACTCGCCGGTGCTGACCGTGAAAAATGGTCGCGTAGCCGATGTAGCGGTGTACCCGAACCCGGTAGAAGACGCACTGAACGTGCGTTTGAGCCACGGTGGTACCGACGCCGACGTGGTAATTTCTGATTTGCTGGGCCGTACGGTGATGAGCGGCAAGCTCTCTGCCAACGGTACCTTCAACACCAGCAACTTGAAGCCCGGCAACTACATCGTTACCATCAGCAACGGTGTTGAGAAAGTAACCCGGAAGGTGACGAAGCGCTAA
- a CDS encoding beta-sandwich domain-containing protein has translation MFAYLTRSALRWRPLGVWAWLAMLLLTACTEEPVEPLLVGHIDGVVKDSRTNAPVPNVAISTNPASTSLTTDAAGQFSFRDLEIGKYSLSVRRAGYRTETVNVTVSQDKATTVTVVLEQSTSNQRPNAPTKPLPATAATNQDINLKLKWKATDPDAGDSLRYDVVLYQSNSSQQQSLLSNSRDTTVQVSNLKFNTTYFWQVTVRDKAGETVRGDVWTFTTKPMPELRYLFARETNGNTDIYAADGAADGVVIRLTNAASIETAPQLSPMRDRIAFTSNATGEYQIYTMNRDGSDPRRVTNVSVAGYSNKGTAYRWSPDGAHFIYAHYDQLYRINRDGTGLTLLATAPAGRHFREMDWAELQNEILVQTIGSSVFDAEVYTYRANGTLLGMALGNLPGRTDSPCYSIDGKTWLYTRDISGVNNITGRQLDARIFAARTDGSGVVDVSSKKLAGTNDLHPRYSPDGSKIIFVNVSNDNVSPPEVWIMDTDGNNRKMLFQNATLPDWK, from the coding sequence ATGTTCGCTTATTTAACTCGCTCTGCCCTGCGCTGGCGCCCACTGGGCGTGTGGGCGTGGCTGGCAATGCTACTGCTCACCGCCTGCACCGAGGAACCAGTTGAGCCGTTGTTGGTTGGCCACATCGATGGCGTGGTAAAAGATAGCCGCACCAATGCACCTGTGCCCAACGTAGCCATCAGCACCAACCCGGCCTCTACGTCGCTCACCACCGATGCCGCAGGCCAGTTCAGCTTCCGCGACCTAGAGATTGGCAAGTATTCCCTGAGCGTGCGGCGGGCGGGCTACCGCACCGAAACCGTAAACGTAACGGTGAGCCAAGACAAGGCCACAACTGTTACCGTGGTACTCGAGCAATCCACCAGCAACCAGCGCCCTAACGCGCCCACCAAACCGCTGCCGGCCACCGCCGCTACCAACCAGGATATAAATCTGAAGCTCAAGTGGAAAGCTACTGACCCCGACGCCGGCGATTCTTTGCGCTACGACGTGGTGCTGTACCAAAGCAACTCCAGCCAGCAGCAATCGTTGCTCAGCAACAGCCGCGACACTACCGTGCAGGTAAGCAACCTGAAGTTCAACACCACTTATTTCTGGCAGGTAACCGTGCGCGACAAAGCCGGCGAAACCGTGCGCGGCGACGTCTGGACGTTCACAACCAAACCCATGCCGGAGCTGCGTTACCTATTTGCGCGCGAAACCAACGGCAACACCGATATATACGCCGCCGACGGTGCCGCCGACGGCGTCGTGATTCGCCTGACCAATGCGGCGAGCATTGAAACGGCGCCGCAACTCAGCCCCATGCGCGACCGAATTGCGTTTACTAGCAACGCCACCGGCGAGTACCAGATTTACACCATGAACCGCGACGGCTCCGATCCGCGGCGCGTGACAAATGTGTCGGTAGCGGGCTACTCCAACAAGGGCACGGCCTACCGGTGGTCGCCCGACGGCGCCCACTTTATCTACGCCCACTACGACCAGCTGTATCGCATCAACCGCGATGGTACCGGGCTAACGCTGCTGGCCACAGCACCAGCTGGGCGCCACTTCCGCGAAATGGATTGGGCCGAGCTGCAGAATGAAATCCTCGTGCAAACCATTGGATCCAGTGTTTTCGACGCCGAAGTATATACCTACCGGGCCAACGGTACCCTGCTCGGCATGGCCCTAGGTAATTTGCCCGGCCGCACCGACTCGCCTTGTTACAGCATCGATGGCAAAACGTGGTTGTACACCCGCGATATATCGGGCGTGAATAATATTACCGGTCGCCAACTCGATGCCCGTATTTTCGCCGCCCGCACCGACGGATCGGGCGTGGTTGATGTGTCCTCCAAAAAGCTGGCTGGCACCAACGATTTGCACCCGCGCTATTCGCCCGATGGCTCCAAAATCATTTTCGTGAACGTGTCGAACGACAACGTATCACCACCCGAAGTGTGGATCATGGACACCGACGGAAACAACCGTAAAATGCTCTTCCAAAACGCGACCTTACCCGATTGGAAATAG
- a CDS encoding curlin repeat-containing protein, protein MKKIQLIAAALLVSGAAFAQTTPNAKPAAQGRSASVRALPGNSQIGATSRGSVLVDNDSYLQQVGTGNYGSVSQVGTDHSADMYQIGNGNDAYQTQRGVSPINGGNVAFSSQYGTRNYVDQDQDGYRQEAIVEQGAAGANVTENYAVQEQDGDFNYGFIDQDSDRNFAHQKQSNTAFSGAGNFADTRQGNGTAGSGNADHQWSQVVQTGNGNAAIVRQDHD, encoded by the coding sequence ATGAAAAAAATTCAACTTATTGCCGCCGCTCTGCTGGTTTCGGGTGCCGCCTTCGCCCAAACTACCCCCAACGCCAAACCTGCTGCCCAAGGCCGTTCAGCAAGCGTACGTGCGCTGCCTGGCAACAGCCAAATTGGTGCTACCAGCCGCGGCAGCGTTCTAGTAGATAACGACTCTTATTTGCAGCAAGTAGGTACCGGCAACTACGGCAGCGTAAGCCAAGTTGGTACGGACCACAGCGCCGATATGTACCAAATTGGCAATGGTAACGATGCCTACCAGACGCAGCGTGGCGTATCGCCGATCAACGGTGGCAACGTGGCCTTCTCGTCGCAGTACGGCACCCGTAACTATGTAGACCAGGACCAGGATGGCTACCGCCAGGAAGCCATTGTGGAGCAAGGTGCTGCCGGTGCTAACGTAACCGAAAACTACGCGGTGCAGGAGCAGGACGGTGATTTCAACTACGGCTTCATCGACCAGGACAGCGACCGTAACTTCGCACACCAGAAGCAATCAAACACTGCCTTCTCGGGCGCTGGCAACTTCGCCGACACCCGCCAGGGCAACGGCACTGCTGGCTCGGGCAACGCCGATCATCAGTGGAGCCAAGTGGTGCAAACTGGCAACGGCAACGCTGCCATCGTTCGCCAAGACCACGACTAA